One window of the Manihot esculenta cultivar AM560-2 chromosome 14, M.esculenta_v8, whole genome shotgun sequence genome contains the following:
- the LOC110631216 gene encoding probable membrane-associated kinase regulator 6 yields the protein METSQPLSIESFSYSWLVNLKPSLESLDNSLRASLDASDEASFIEMDPRMPPSKRFSRNSQDFKFDFPISQPPLTVVHADELFSNGYVLPLFVDPLKIDTYEVSDSTSAIPASSHAPKVVVSARKTRCPSLKRCRTLSKQIFQKYFEFLRPLYRRIRGHRSSSRAESMDTKVKVVKSWLYSAEASPRISVAYSVDDWRRRSCDSESSIYEAVLHCKRSIEE from the exons ATGGAAACTTCCCAGCCTCTTTCTATCGAGAGCTTTTCTTATAGCTGGCTAGTAAACCTGAAACCATCGCTTGAAAGCCTGGACAATTCCCTTAGGGCCTCTCTTGATGCATCTGACGAAGCTTCTTTCATTGAGATGGACCCAAGAATGCCTCCCTCTAAGAGGTTCTCTAGAAATTCTCAGGACTTCAAATTTGATTTCCCCATTTCACAGCCTCCTCTTACTGTTGTTCATGCTGATGAACTTTTTTCCAATGGATATGTCTTGCCTCTCTTTGTTGATCCACTGAAAATTGATACTTACGAGGTCTCAGATTCAACCTCAGCCATTCCTGCCTCTTCCCATGCACCAAAAGTTGTGGTCTCAGCTAGGAAAACTCGTTGTCCTTCATTGAAAAGGTGCCGGACATTATCAAAGCAAATATTTCAGAAGTATTTCGAATTTCTCAGGCCATTGTATAGAAGAATCCGGGGTCACAGATCAAGTTCTAGAGCTGAAAGTATGGATACAAAGGTGAAGGTTGTGAAGAGCTGGTTATATTCAGCTGAAGCATCTCCTAGAATTAGTGTAGCTTACTCTGTCGATGATTGGCGGAGGAGGTCTTGCGACTCTGAGAGCTCAATTTATGAGGCAGTTCTTCATTGCAAAAGATCCATTG AGGAATAA
- the LOC110600437 gene encoding S-type anion channel SLAH2 isoform X2: protein MISCLANSKTSPNCLSGGSCFIMEIQDFATHEESIPTLIKYISTKEVAGFDGIAINTSLNSQKQPSEPYPFSSSPMGTGTIDLENGADIFQPINDQRSRSISISMPTSPRENSSEINEKILYEDNGAVSVSSSESKVAISHTNQIKFHSQPMPKGSAVELGVVNITNSQTHQKLKDKSYDSFKTWSGKLERQISYLRGKPREPSPENPVEHRAENDALPVDRYYDALEGPELENLRASEEIVLPDDKTWPFLLRYPISSFGICLGISSQAIMWKTLANSASTKFLHISPYVNLVLWCISVALVATVASIYLLKMILYFEAVRREYYHPIRVNFFFAPWIALLFLALGVPSSVANNLHSVLWYILMTPILCLELKIYGQWMSGGQRRLSRVANPSNHLSVVGNFVGALLGASMGLKEGPIFFFAIGLAHYTVLFVTLYQRLPTNETLPKELHPVFFLFVAAPSVASMAWAKIQGSFDYGSRIAYFIALFLYFSLAVRINFFRGFKFSLAWWAYTFPMTGAAIATIRYSNEVTNTVTQTLAVTLSITSTLILTALLVTTMVHAFVLRDLFPNDIAIAISERRPKHHRRRHHHHRHKKWFYRKLGSSENKEIENYLKYATSDCKDIEACSTNPPSSLDGSK from the exons ATGATTAGTTGTTTAGCTAACTCTAAAACTTCACCCAACTGCCTTTCAGGTGGTAGCTGTTTTATAATGGAAATCCAAGATTTTGCAACGCACGAAGAATCCATTCCCACACTCATCAAATACATATCAACGAAAGAAGTGGCTGGCTTTGATGGTATTGCTATTAACACTAGCCTGAATTCTCAGAAACAACCAAGTGAACCTTATCCTTTCAGTTCATCGCCTATG GGAACTGGCACTATAGATTTGGAGAACGGCGCTGACATATTTCAACCCATCAACGATCAAAGGAGTCGTTCTATTTCCATTAGCATGCCAACTTCTCCAAGGGAAAACAGTTCAGAGATCAATGAAAAGATTCTTTATGAAGATAATGGCGCAGTTTCGGTTTCTTCTAGTGAATCTAAGGTTGCCATCTCTCACACAAATCAAATAAAGTTTCATTCTCAGCCAATGCCCAAGGGAAGTGCTGTTGAGCTGGGAGTCGTCAATATTACAAACTCTCAAACCCATCAAAAACTGAAGGATAAAAGCTACGATTCTTTCAAAACATGGTCCGGGAAACTTGAGAGGCAGATATCATATCTACGTGGGAAGCCACGTGAACCTTCACCAGAGAATCCTGTGGAGCATAGAGCAGAGAACGATGCCTTACCTGTGGATCGATACTATGATGCCCTGGAAGGACCTGAATTGGAGAACCTTAGA GCCTCAGAGGAAATAGTGCTGCCAGATGATAAGACATGGCCATTTCTTCTCCGATATCCCATCTCTTCATTTGGTATCTGTCTTGGCATTAGTAGCCAGGCAATCATGTGGAAAACTCTGGCCAACTCTGCTTCCACTAAATTTCTCCATATTAGCCCCTATGTAAATCTTGTGCTGTGGTGCATCTCTGTTGCTCTTGTAGCCACTGTAGCTTCCATTTATCTTCTCAAAATGATTCTCTACTTTGAAGCAGTTCGCCGTGAATACTATCACCCCATCCGTGTCAATTTCTTCTTTGCTCCATGGATAGCCCTCCTGTTCTTAGCACTTGGAGTGCCTTCATCAGTTGCTAACAACTTGCATAGTGTCCTTTGGTACATTCTCATGACTCCAATACTCTGTCTTGAGCTCAAGATCTATGGACAGTGGATGTCTGGAGGACAAAGGAGGCTTTCAAGAGTGGCGAATCCTTCAAATCATCTCTCAGTTGTAGGGAATTTTGTTGGGGCATTGTTGGGTGCATCAATGGGTCTAAAAGAAGGGCCTATCTTCTTCTTTGCTATTGGGTTGGCCCACTACACAGTCCTATTTGTGACCCTCTACCAAAGACTTCCAACCAATGAAACACTCCCAAAGGAGCTCCATCCAGTATTCTTTCTGTTTGTTGCAGCTCCAAGTGTTGCTTCGATGGCATGGGCAAAGATTCAAGGCTCGTTCGATTATGGCTCCAGGATTGCATACTTCATCGCTCTGTTTCTGTATTTTTCACTG GCAGTTCGTATAAATTTTTTCCGAGGATTTAA GTTCTCATTGGCTTGGTGGGCGTACACTTTCCCCATGACTGGAGCTGCCATTGCAACCATTAGGTACTCAAATGAAGTCACCAACACAGTAACTCAAACGCTGGCCGTCACACTCTCGATCACCTCCACTCTCATACTCACAGCTCTGCTCGTAACCACAATGGTACATGCGTTTGTGCTCCGAGACCTCTTCCCTAATGACATCGCCATTGCCATTAGCGAGAGGAGACCAAAACATCATCGTCgtcgtcatcatcatcatcgtcacAAGAAGTGGTTCTATAGAAAGCTTGGAAGCTCAGAAAATAAAGAGATAGAAAATTATTTGAAGTATGCAACCTCAGATTGCAAAGACATAGAAGCTTGTAGTACAAACCCTCCTAGTAGCTTAGATGGTAGTAAATAA
- the LOC110600437 gene encoding S-type anion channel SLAH2 isoform X1: MISCLANSKTSPNCLSGGSCFIMEIQDFATHEESIPTLIKYISTKEVAGFDGIAINTSLNSQKQPSEPYPFSSSPMVCYIIPRFLPHREIEREKSNYRGRRKILSYSWQGTGTIDLENGADIFQPINDQRSRSISISMPTSPRENSSEINEKILYEDNGAVSVSSSESKVAISHTNQIKFHSQPMPKGSAVELGVVNITNSQTHQKLKDKSYDSFKTWSGKLERQISYLRGKPREPSPENPVEHRAENDALPVDRYYDALEGPELENLRASEEIVLPDDKTWPFLLRYPISSFGICLGISSQAIMWKTLANSASTKFLHISPYVNLVLWCISVALVATVASIYLLKMILYFEAVRREYYHPIRVNFFFAPWIALLFLALGVPSSVANNLHSVLWYILMTPILCLELKIYGQWMSGGQRRLSRVANPSNHLSVVGNFVGALLGASMGLKEGPIFFFAIGLAHYTVLFVTLYQRLPTNETLPKELHPVFFLFVAAPSVASMAWAKIQGSFDYGSRIAYFIALFLYFSLAVRINFFRGFKFSLAWWAYTFPMTGAAIATIRYSNEVTNTVTQTLAVTLSITSTLILTALLVTTMVHAFVLRDLFPNDIAIAISERRPKHHRRRHHHHRHKKWFYRKLGSSENKEIENYLKYATSDCKDIEACSTNPPSSLDGSK, translated from the exons ATGATTAGTTGTTTAGCTAACTCTAAAACTTCACCCAACTGCCTTTCAGGTGGTAGCTGTTTTATAATGGAAATCCAAGATTTTGCAACGCACGAAGAATCCATTCCCACACTCATCAAATACATATCAACGAAAGAAGTGGCTGGCTTTGATGGTATTGCTATTAACACTAGCCTGAATTCTCAGAAACAACCAAGTGAACCTTATCCTTTCAGTTCATCGCCTATGGTATGTTATATTATACCTCGATTTCTTCCTCATAGAGAAATTGAACGTGAAAAGAGCAATTATCGGGGAAGGCGTAAGATTTTATCTTATTCATGGCAGGGAACTGGCACTATAGATTTGGAGAACGGCGCTGACATATTTCAACCCATCAACGATCAAAGGAGTCGTTCTATTTCCATTAGCATGCCAACTTCTCCAAGGGAAAACAGTTCAGAGATCAATGAAAAGATTCTTTATGAAGATAATGGCGCAGTTTCGGTTTCTTCTAGTGAATCTAAGGTTGCCATCTCTCACACAAATCAAATAAAGTTTCATTCTCAGCCAATGCCCAAGGGAAGTGCTGTTGAGCTGGGAGTCGTCAATATTACAAACTCTCAAACCCATCAAAAACTGAAGGATAAAAGCTACGATTCTTTCAAAACATGGTCCGGGAAACTTGAGAGGCAGATATCATATCTACGTGGGAAGCCACGTGAACCTTCACCAGAGAATCCTGTGGAGCATAGAGCAGAGAACGATGCCTTACCTGTGGATCGATACTATGATGCCCTGGAAGGACCTGAATTGGAGAACCTTAGA GCCTCAGAGGAAATAGTGCTGCCAGATGATAAGACATGGCCATTTCTTCTCCGATATCCCATCTCTTCATTTGGTATCTGTCTTGGCATTAGTAGCCAGGCAATCATGTGGAAAACTCTGGCCAACTCTGCTTCCACTAAATTTCTCCATATTAGCCCCTATGTAAATCTTGTGCTGTGGTGCATCTCTGTTGCTCTTGTAGCCACTGTAGCTTCCATTTATCTTCTCAAAATGATTCTCTACTTTGAAGCAGTTCGCCGTGAATACTATCACCCCATCCGTGTCAATTTCTTCTTTGCTCCATGGATAGCCCTCCTGTTCTTAGCACTTGGAGTGCCTTCATCAGTTGCTAACAACTTGCATAGTGTCCTTTGGTACATTCTCATGACTCCAATACTCTGTCTTGAGCTCAAGATCTATGGACAGTGGATGTCTGGAGGACAAAGGAGGCTTTCAAGAGTGGCGAATCCTTCAAATCATCTCTCAGTTGTAGGGAATTTTGTTGGGGCATTGTTGGGTGCATCAATGGGTCTAAAAGAAGGGCCTATCTTCTTCTTTGCTATTGGGTTGGCCCACTACACAGTCCTATTTGTGACCCTCTACCAAAGACTTCCAACCAATGAAACACTCCCAAAGGAGCTCCATCCAGTATTCTTTCTGTTTGTTGCAGCTCCAAGTGTTGCTTCGATGGCATGGGCAAAGATTCAAGGCTCGTTCGATTATGGCTCCAGGATTGCATACTTCATCGCTCTGTTTCTGTATTTTTCACTG GCAGTTCGTATAAATTTTTTCCGAGGATTTAA GTTCTCATTGGCTTGGTGGGCGTACACTTTCCCCATGACTGGAGCTGCCATTGCAACCATTAGGTACTCAAATGAAGTCACCAACACAGTAACTCAAACGCTGGCCGTCACACTCTCGATCACCTCCACTCTCATACTCACAGCTCTGCTCGTAACCACAATGGTACATGCGTTTGTGCTCCGAGACCTCTTCCCTAATGACATCGCCATTGCCATTAGCGAGAGGAGACCAAAACATCATCGTCgtcgtcatcatcatcatcgtcacAAGAAGTGGTTCTATAGAAAGCTTGGAAGCTCAGAAAATAAAGAGATAGAAAATTATTTGAAGTATGCAACCTCAGATTGCAAAGACATAGAAGCTTGTAGTACAAACCCTCCTAGTAGCTTAGATGGTAGTAAATAA
- the LOC110599899 gene encoding uncharacterized protein LOC110599899 isoform X1, whose product MEQKHFLLSALSVGVGVGVGLGLASGQGMSRWAGGNGSSDDVSAEQIEQELIRQVLDGRDSKVTFDEFPYYLSDVTRISLTSAAYIHLKHSDVSKHTRNLSPASRAILLSGPAELYQQMLAKALAHYFESKLLLLDVPDFSLKIQSKYGCTKKESSFKTSISEAAMERMSSLFGSFSILSPKEVKGTLCGQSSNLDTKSRSMEGMNNLGKLRRNASAASDISSIASQSASTNSASLKRVSSWCFDEKLFLQLLYKVLTSMSQRNSVILYLRDVEQVFLQSERMYNLFSKFLKKLSGSILILGSRMVDQEDDCREVDERLAMLFPYNIEIKPPEDETHLVSWKAQLEEDMKMIKFQDNKNHIVEVLAANDIECEDLGSICHADTMVLGNYIEEIVVSAISYHLMNNKDPEYRNGKLVISSKSLSHGLSIFQEGKIGGKGTLKLETNGEVGKETEGEEAVVAKTESKSETSPENKGEIEKSGPGVKKDGENQTPAKTPEFPPDNEFEKRIRPEVIPANEIGVTFADIGALDETKESLQELVMLPLRRPDLFKGGLLKPCRGILLFGPPGTGKTMLAKAIANEAGASFINVSMSTITSKWFGEDEKNVRALFSLAAKVSPTIIFVDEVDSMLGQRTRVGEHEAMRKIKNEFMTHWDGLLTKHGERILVLAATNRPFDLDEAIIRRFERRIMVGLPSIESREMILRTLLAKEKTENLDFKELATMTEGYSGSDLKNLCVTAAYRPVRELIQQERLKDKEIKQKAEEGKSSEDASSTKEDKEEKVIALRPLNMEDMRQAKNQVAASFASEGSIMGELKQWNDLYGEGGTRKKQQLTYFL is encoded by the exons aTGGAGCAGAAGCATTTCTTGTTGTCTGCGTTGAGTGTGGGAGTTGGAGTTGGTGTTGGGCTGGGATTGGCATCTGGGCAGGGCATGAGTAGATGGGCTGGTGGAAATGGTTCTTCAGATGATGTCTCAGCTGAGCAGATTGAGCAGGAGTTGATCAGACAGGTGCTTGATGGCAGAGACAGCAAGGTCACCTTTGATGAGTTTCCGTATTACCTCAG TGATGTAACTCGCATTTCATTGACGAGTGCTGCATATATCCATTTAAAGCACTCAGACGTTTCCAAGCACACCCGGAACCTCTCACCTGCTAGTAGGGCTATTTTGCTCTCAGGACCTGCTG AACTTTACCAGCAGATGCTTGCCAAGGCTTTAGCACATTACTTTGAATCGAAGTTGCTGTTATTGGATGTTCCTGATTTTTCCTTAAAG ATACAGAGCAAATATGGATGCACTAAGAAAGAATCG TCTTTCAAGACATCCATATCAGAGGCTGCAATGGAACGAATGTCCAGTTTGTTTGGTTCTTTCTCAATCCTTTCTCCAAAAGAAGTAAAAG GTACATTGTGTGGACAGAGCAGTAATTTGGATACTAAATCAAG AAGTATGGAAGGTATGAATAATCTTGGCAAACTTCGCAGAAATGCCTCTGCTGCATCTGACATAAGTAGCATTGCCTCCCAATCTGCTTCCACAAACTCAG CTTCTCTCAAGCGAGTGAGCAGCTGGTGTTTTGATGAGAAACTCTTTCTGCAATTGCTTTACAAG GTATTGACTTCAATGTCACAAAGAAATTCTGTCATTTTATACCTAAGGGACGTTGAGCAGGTTTTTCTCCAATCAGAAAGGATGTACAACTTGTTCAGTAAATTCTTGAAGAAACTTTCGGGTTCAATTTTGATACTTGGTTCCCGTATGGTGGACCAAGAAGACGATTGCAGAGAAGTAGATGAGAGACTCGCCATGTTATTCCCATACAATATTGAGATCAAACCACCGGAAGATGAGACTCATCTTGTTAGCTGGAAAGCACAGCTGGAAGAAGACATGAAGATGATTAAATTTCAAGATAACAAAAACCACATTGTTGAGGTACTTGCAGCAAATGATATTgaatgtgaggatttgggttcaATTTGTCATGCAGACACAATGGTCCTTGGCAATTACATTGAAGAAATTGTGGTATCAGCAATTTCATATCATCTGATGAACAATAAGGATCCAGAATACCGAAATGGAAAGCTTGTTATATCATCTAAGAG CCTGTCTCATGGATTGAGTATATTCCAAGAAGGAAAAATTGGGGGGAAAGGTACTCTAAAACTGGAAACTAATGGTGAAGTTGGCAAG GAAACTGAAGGGGAAGAGGCTGTTGTTGCAAAGACTGAATCAAAGTCTGAAACTTCACCTGAAAATAAGGGTGAAATTGAGAAATCTGGTCCTGGTGTGAAGAAAGATGGCGAAAATCAAACTCCAGCAAAAACCCCT GAATTTCCTCCTGACAATGAATTCGAGAAACGAATCAGGCCAGAGGTTATCCCTGCAAATGAGATTGGAGTGACATTTGCGGATATTGGTGCCTTGGATGAAACTAAAGAATCACTTCAGGAGCTCGTCATGCTCCCTCTTCGAAGACCAGACCTCTTCAAAGGTGGGCTTCTTAAGCCTTGCAGAGGCATATTACTATTTGGGCCTCCAGGCACAGGAAAAACTATGCTAGCCAAGGCCATAGCAAATGAAGCTGGAGCAAGTTTCATTAATGTCTCAATGTCCACCATCACTTCAAAATGGTTTGGTGAAGATGAAAAGAACGTCCGAGCACTGTTTTCTCTTGCTGCAAAGGTCTCACCAACTATCAtatttgttgatgaagttgATAGCATGCTTGGGCAGCGGACCAGAGTTGGTGAGCATGAGGCCATGCGGAAGATAAAAAATGAGTTCATGACACATTGGGATGGGCTGTTAACAAAACATGGTGAGCGAATTCTCGTCCTTGCTGCAACAAACAGGCCGTTTGACCTTGATGAAGCAATTATTAGGCGGTTTGAGCGCAG AATTATGGTTGGTCTTCCATCCATTGAGAGCAGGGAAATGATTTTGAGAACTCTTCTCGCTAAAGAGAAAACTGAGAATCTGGACTTCAAGGAACTTGCAACGATGACAGAAGGATATAGTGGAAGTGACCTTAAG AACTTGTGCGTGACAGCAGCTTATCGACCTGTTAGAGAGTTGATACAGCAAGAAAGATTGAAAGATAAA GAAATAAAGCAGAAGGCTGAGGAAGGCAAAAGCTCAGAAGATGCTTCAAGCACAAAGGAAGATAAAGAGGAAAAAGTAATTGCTCTGAGGCCTTTAAACATGGAAGACATGAGGCAGGCAAAGAATCAG GTTGCTGCAAGTTTCGCATCTGAGGGATCAATAATGGGTGAGCTAAAGCAATGGAATGATTTGTATGGAGAAGGAGGTACAAGGAAGAAGCAGCAATTGACTTACTTCCTCTAG
- the LOC110599899 gene encoding uncharacterized protein LOC110599899 isoform X2: MEQKHFLLSALSVGVGVGVGLGLASGQGMSRWAGGNGSSDDVSAEQIEQELIRQVLDGRDSKVTFDEFPYYLSDVTRISLTSAAYIHLKHSDVSKHTRNLSPASRAILLSGPAELYQQMLAKALAHYFESKLLLLDVPDFSLKIQSKYGCTKKESSFKTSISEAAMERMSSLFGSFSILSPKEVKGTLCGQSSNLDTKSRSMEASLKRVSSWCFDEKLFLQLLYKVLTSMSQRNSVILYLRDVEQVFLQSERMYNLFSKFLKKLSGSILILGSRMVDQEDDCREVDERLAMLFPYNIEIKPPEDETHLVSWKAQLEEDMKMIKFQDNKNHIVEVLAANDIECEDLGSICHADTMVLGNYIEEIVVSAISYHLMNNKDPEYRNGKLVISSKSLSHGLSIFQEGKIGGKGTLKLETNGEVGKETEGEEAVVAKTESKSETSPENKGEIEKSGPGVKKDGENQTPAKTPEFPPDNEFEKRIRPEVIPANEIGVTFADIGALDETKESLQELVMLPLRRPDLFKGGLLKPCRGILLFGPPGTGKTMLAKAIANEAGASFINVSMSTITSKWFGEDEKNVRALFSLAAKVSPTIIFVDEVDSMLGQRTRVGEHEAMRKIKNEFMTHWDGLLTKHGERILVLAATNRPFDLDEAIIRRFERRIMVGLPSIESREMILRTLLAKEKTENLDFKELATMTEGYSGSDLKNLCVTAAYRPVRELIQQERLKDKEIKQKAEEGKSSEDASSTKEDKEEKVIALRPLNMEDMRQAKNQVAASFASEGSIMGELKQWNDLYGEGGTRKKQQLTYFL, encoded by the exons aTGGAGCAGAAGCATTTCTTGTTGTCTGCGTTGAGTGTGGGAGTTGGAGTTGGTGTTGGGCTGGGATTGGCATCTGGGCAGGGCATGAGTAGATGGGCTGGTGGAAATGGTTCTTCAGATGATGTCTCAGCTGAGCAGATTGAGCAGGAGTTGATCAGACAGGTGCTTGATGGCAGAGACAGCAAGGTCACCTTTGATGAGTTTCCGTATTACCTCAG TGATGTAACTCGCATTTCATTGACGAGTGCTGCATATATCCATTTAAAGCACTCAGACGTTTCCAAGCACACCCGGAACCTCTCACCTGCTAGTAGGGCTATTTTGCTCTCAGGACCTGCTG AACTTTACCAGCAGATGCTTGCCAAGGCTTTAGCACATTACTTTGAATCGAAGTTGCTGTTATTGGATGTTCCTGATTTTTCCTTAAAG ATACAGAGCAAATATGGATGCACTAAGAAAGAATCG TCTTTCAAGACATCCATATCAGAGGCTGCAATGGAACGAATGTCCAGTTTGTTTGGTTCTTTCTCAATCCTTTCTCCAAAAGAAGTAAAAG GTACATTGTGTGGACAGAGCAGTAATTTGGATACTAAATCAAG AAGTATGGAAG CTTCTCTCAAGCGAGTGAGCAGCTGGTGTTTTGATGAGAAACTCTTTCTGCAATTGCTTTACAAG GTATTGACTTCAATGTCACAAAGAAATTCTGTCATTTTATACCTAAGGGACGTTGAGCAGGTTTTTCTCCAATCAGAAAGGATGTACAACTTGTTCAGTAAATTCTTGAAGAAACTTTCGGGTTCAATTTTGATACTTGGTTCCCGTATGGTGGACCAAGAAGACGATTGCAGAGAAGTAGATGAGAGACTCGCCATGTTATTCCCATACAATATTGAGATCAAACCACCGGAAGATGAGACTCATCTTGTTAGCTGGAAAGCACAGCTGGAAGAAGACATGAAGATGATTAAATTTCAAGATAACAAAAACCACATTGTTGAGGTACTTGCAGCAAATGATATTgaatgtgaggatttgggttcaATTTGTCATGCAGACACAATGGTCCTTGGCAATTACATTGAAGAAATTGTGGTATCAGCAATTTCATATCATCTGATGAACAATAAGGATCCAGAATACCGAAATGGAAAGCTTGTTATATCATCTAAGAG CCTGTCTCATGGATTGAGTATATTCCAAGAAGGAAAAATTGGGGGGAAAGGTACTCTAAAACTGGAAACTAATGGTGAAGTTGGCAAG GAAACTGAAGGGGAAGAGGCTGTTGTTGCAAAGACTGAATCAAAGTCTGAAACTTCACCTGAAAATAAGGGTGAAATTGAGAAATCTGGTCCTGGTGTGAAGAAAGATGGCGAAAATCAAACTCCAGCAAAAACCCCT GAATTTCCTCCTGACAATGAATTCGAGAAACGAATCAGGCCAGAGGTTATCCCTGCAAATGAGATTGGAGTGACATTTGCGGATATTGGTGCCTTGGATGAAACTAAAGAATCACTTCAGGAGCTCGTCATGCTCCCTCTTCGAAGACCAGACCTCTTCAAAGGTGGGCTTCTTAAGCCTTGCAGAGGCATATTACTATTTGGGCCTCCAGGCACAGGAAAAACTATGCTAGCCAAGGCCATAGCAAATGAAGCTGGAGCAAGTTTCATTAATGTCTCAATGTCCACCATCACTTCAAAATGGTTTGGTGAAGATGAAAAGAACGTCCGAGCACTGTTTTCTCTTGCTGCAAAGGTCTCACCAACTATCAtatttgttgatgaagttgATAGCATGCTTGGGCAGCGGACCAGAGTTGGTGAGCATGAGGCCATGCGGAAGATAAAAAATGAGTTCATGACACATTGGGATGGGCTGTTAACAAAACATGGTGAGCGAATTCTCGTCCTTGCTGCAACAAACAGGCCGTTTGACCTTGATGAAGCAATTATTAGGCGGTTTGAGCGCAG AATTATGGTTGGTCTTCCATCCATTGAGAGCAGGGAAATGATTTTGAGAACTCTTCTCGCTAAAGAGAAAACTGAGAATCTGGACTTCAAGGAACTTGCAACGATGACAGAAGGATATAGTGGAAGTGACCTTAAG AACTTGTGCGTGACAGCAGCTTATCGACCTGTTAGAGAGTTGATACAGCAAGAAAGATTGAAAGATAAA GAAATAAAGCAGAAGGCTGAGGAAGGCAAAAGCTCAGAAGATGCTTCAAGCACAAAGGAAGATAAAGAGGAAAAAGTAATTGCTCTGAGGCCTTTAAACATGGAAGACATGAGGCAGGCAAAGAATCAG GTTGCTGCAAGTTTCGCATCTGAGGGATCAATAATGGGTGAGCTAAAGCAATGGAATGATTTGTATGGAGAAGGAGGTACAAGGAAGAAGCAGCAATTGACTTACTTCCTCTAG